A single region of the Parasphingorhabdus litoris DSM 22379 genome encodes:
- the ribH gene encoding 6,7-dimethyl-8-ribityllumazine synthase: MAKFLIVEARFYDHLNDMLLDGAKAALEAAGHEHEMLTVPGALEVPGAISLAIDSGEYDGFVALGVVLRGETYHFEIVSNESARGIMALTLDGAAIGNGIITVENEAQALARADKGQKDKGGEAAKAAVAMFELGQRFS; encoded by the coding sequence ATGGCCAAATTTCTGATTGTTGAAGCGCGTTTTTATGACCATTTGAATGACATGCTATTGGATGGCGCCAAGGCTGCTTTGGAAGCAGCTGGCCATGAGCATGAGATGCTGACCGTCCCCGGTGCGCTGGAAGTACCCGGCGCCATCTCCCTTGCTATCGATAGCGGAGAATATGACGGCTTTGTCGCGCTGGGTGTCGTGCTGCGCGGGGAAACCTATCACTTTGAAATCGTCTCCAATGAAAGCGCCCGCGGTATCATGGCTCTGACACTCGACGGGGCAGCGATTGGAAACGGAATCATCACGGTCGAGAATGAAGCACAAGCCCTTGCCCGTGCGGACAAAGGACAGAAAGACAAGGGTGGGGAAGCAGCCAAAGCGGCCGTTGCCATGTTTGAGCTGGGGCAGCGATTTAGCTAG
- a CDS encoding DUF1674 domain-containing protein, producing the protein MAENNRKSDSRQPGERPDNVKPPAHLSKNPPVPEPDPLEKADEILEKNGPTRYGDWEHKGLAIDF; encoded by the coding sequence ATGGCCGAGAATAATAGAAAATCTGACTCTCGTCAGCCGGGAGAACGTCCCGACAATGTCAAACCGCCTGCCCATCTGTCCAAAAATCCTCCAGTTCCGGAACCCGATCCGCTTGAGAAAGCCGACGAGATTTTGGAGAAAAACGGCCCCACCCGGTATGGAGATTGGGAGCATAAGGGACTGGCAATAGACTTTTAG
- the hppD gene encoding 4-hydroxyphenylpyruvate dioxygenase has product MADLFENPAGLDGFEFVEFCAPEKGVLEPVFEVMGFTRIAQHRSKDVHLWRQGQINLIINYEPKSAAWYFAREHGPSACGMAFRVRDARKAYDHLLEKGAEPVSVETGPMELHIPAIRGIGGAILYLVDRYADEERGDALSIYDIDFEYLPGVDRNPIGAGFDIIDHLTHNVYGGRMKYWADYYETLFNFREIRFFDIKGEYTGLTSKALTAPDGKIRIPLNEEGEGGKGQIEEFLREFNGEGIQHIALICDDLIACWDRLKTLGVPFMTAPPNTYYEMLDERLPGHGEDASALQSRGILLDGTTEGGQPRLLLQIFAEPQIGPVFFEFIQRKGDDGFGEGNFKALFESIERDQVARGVLDVDAKEPAE; this is encoded by the coding sequence ATGGCTGATCTTTTTGAAAACCCGGCCGGCCTTGATGGCTTTGAATTTGTAGAATTTTGCGCGCCCGAAAAAGGCGTGCTGGAACCGGTTTTTGAAGTCATGGGCTTTACCCGCATTGCGCAGCATCGCTCAAAAGACGTGCATTTGTGGCGCCAAGGGCAAATCAACCTGATCATCAATTATGAACCAAAATCGGCAGCCTGGTATTTCGCACGCGAACATGGCCCATCGGCCTGCGGCATGGCCTTTCGCGTGAGAGATGCGCGCAAGGCTTATGATCATCTGCTGGAAAAAGGTGCGGAGCCAGTGAGCGTGGAGACGGGACCTATGGAACTGCATATCCCGGCGATCCGCGGTATTGGTGGAGCTATCCTCTATCTGGTTGATCGCTATGCCGATGAAGAGCGCGGTGATGCGCTGTCCATCTATGACATCGACTTTGAATATCTGCCGGGCGTAGACCGCAACCCTATCGGTGCCGGCTTCGACATTATCGATCATCTCACCCACAATGTTTATGGTGGGCGGATGAAATATTGGGCGGACTATTACGAAACTTTGTTCAACTTCCGCGAGATCCGCTTCTTCGACATCAAAGGCGAATATACCGGCCTGACGTCCAAGGCATTGACCGCGCCTGATGGGAAAATCCGTATTCCTCTCAACGAAGAGGGTGAAGGCGGCAAAGGCCAGATTGAGGAATTCCTACGCGAGTTTAACGGCGAAGGTATTCAGCATATTGCCCTCATCTGCGATGACCTGATCGCCTGCTGGGACCGGCTCAAGACACTCGGCGTTCCGTTCATGACCGCGCCGCCGAACACTTATTACGAGATGCTTGATGAGCGTCTGCCCGGCCATGGCGAGGATGCCAGCGCGCTGCAAAGTCGTGGTATCCTGCTCGATGGCACCACGGAAGGTGGCCAGCCGCGGCTTCTGCTGCAGATATTTGCCGAACCGCAAATCGGGCCTGTATTCTTTGAATTTATTCAGCGCAAAGGTGATGACGGGTTTGGCGAAGGGAATTTCAAAGCGCTGTTCGAAAGCATTGAACGCGATCAAGTTGCACGCGGTGTGCTTGACGTCGATGCAAAGGAACCTGCAGAATGA
- a CDS encoding SDR family oxidoreductase — protein sequence MTDTKLNRRQMLAAGAATGIALTACQSVAAQGDSDLSGKSVLITGCSSGFGYLGALHYAAQGAKVFATMRNMPRAEADALKAAAKDGADLTVLELDVLSDESVAKAVAEAERLNGGALDVIVNNAGIGTGAPVELQDVEATQLLFETNTVGPHRVALAALPKMRARKAGLIINVSSQLGRVMVPGMGLYSSTKFALESMSEQMAYELVPHGVDVTVVQPGGYPTKIWANGNKLTGPMLERATDERKAAYPELVAGALRDGGGSTDPMDVPRAIAGLIAMSPGKRPLRVPVHPGRKPQTAINEVSAQTQVAMLGNSPFGPWIKDVHGRS from the coding sequence ATGACTGACACCAAATTGAATCGCCGCCAGATGCTCGCTGCAGGCGCAGCTACGGGTATTGCACTAACCGCTTGTCAGTCAGTTGCGGCGCAGGGGGATTCAGACCTGTCCGGCAAATCGGTCTTGATCACCGGTTGTTCCTCCGGTTTCGGCTATCTAGGTGCGCTGCACTATGCGGCACAGGGGGCAAAGGTTTTTGCCACCATGCGCAATATGCCGCGCGCAGAAGCAGATGCCTTAAAGGCCGCAGCGAAAGATGGTGCTGATCTGACCGTGCTGGAACTCGATGTGCTATCGGATGAATCAGTTGCCAAAGCGGTGGCAGAGGCAGAGCGGTTGAATGGTGGCGCTCTGGATGTGATCGTCAACAATGCTGGTATCGGCACGGGTGCGCCGGTCGAATTGCAGGATGTCGAGGCGACTCAACTGTTGTTCGAAACCAATACTGTTGGACCGCACAGGGTAGCGCTAGCGGCTTTGCCGAAAATGCGGGCCAGGAAAGCCGGACTGATTATCAATGTGTCGTCCCAACTTGGCCGCGTGATGGTGCCGGGCATGGGGCTCTATTCGTCAACGAAGTTCGCGCTGGAATCGATGAGTGAGCAGATGGCATATGAGCTCGTGCCGCATGGTGTGGATGTGACGGTTGTGCAGCCCGGCGGCTACCCGACCAAAATCTGGGCGAATGGCAACAAGTTAACCGGACCGATGCTGGAACGGGCAACAGACGAACGCAAAGCGGCCTATCCGGAACTGGTGGCCGGGGCGCTGCGCGATGGCGGCGGTTCAACAGATCCCATGGATGTGCCGCGCGCGATTGCCGGATTGATTGCAATGAGCCCAGGCAAGCGGCCATTGCGTGTTCCGGTTCATCCGGGCCGCAAACCCCAAACCGCGATCAACGAGGTCAGTGCTCAGACCCAGGTGGCCATGCTGGGCAATTCGCCCTTTGGCCCCTGGATCAAGGATGTGCATGGACGCAGCTGA
- a CDS encoding TauD/TfdA dioxygenase family protein has translation MQITKASEAVGAMVEGVDLTSLSNDEFAEIREAFFNSGALFFRNQQLTPEDHIAFAERWNDIDINRFFTPVEGYPQIAKVLKEPDQEMNIGGGWHTDHSYDEIPAMGSILYALEIPPSGGDTLFAGMHAAYEALDDAMKKRLDGLRARHGNAHIFGKDSDYQKKFGGRFGNTESAVQEAIHPVVLNHPETGAKGLYVNPGFTLNIVDMEENESKALLAELYAHIAKPEFHFRLQWEEGTLAMWDNRSTWHYALNDYQGHRRYLNRITVAGVPLH, from the coding sequence ATGCAAATAACGAAAGCGAGCGAAGCCGTTGGTGCAATGGTCGAGGGTGTCGATCTAACGTCCTTAAGCAATGACGAATTCGCCGAAATCCGTGAGGCATTCTTCAACTCCGGGGCCCTTTTTTTCCGAAACCAGCAGCTGACCCCGGAAGACCATATCGCGTTTGCAGAGCGTTGGAACGATATTGATATTAATCGCTTTTTCACCCCGGTCGAAGGCTATCCGCAGATTGCCAAGGTTCTCAAAGAACCCGATCAGGAAATGAACATTGGTGGCGGTTGGCACACAGATCACAGCTATGACGAGATCCCTGCTATGGGATCAATCCTTTATGCGTTGGAAATCCCACCCAGCGGCGGTGACACCTTGTTTGCAGGCATGCACGCGGCGTATGAAGCGCTGGACGATGCCATGAAGAAGCGGCTCGACGGCCTGAGAGCCCGTCATGGCAATGCCCATATTTTCGGTAAAGACAGTGACTATCAAAAGAAATTTGGTGGGCGTTTCGGCAATACCGAATCCGCCGTTCAAGAGGCTATACACCCGGTGGTGCTCAACCATCCAGAGACCGGCGCAAAGGGTCTCTATGTCAATCCAGGCTTCACGCTGAACATTGTCGATATGGAAGAGAACGAGAGCAAGGCTCTGTTGGCCGAACTCTACGCCCATATCGCGAAGCCCGAATTTCATTTCCGGCTGCAATGGGAGGAAGGCACCCTTGCCATGTGGGATAATCGCTCGACCTGGCATTATGCGCTGAACGACTATCAAGGCCATCGGCGCTACTTGAACCGGATCACAGTGGCGGGTGTTCCGCTCCATTGA
- the ribB gene encoding 3,4-dihydroxy-2-butanone-4-phosphate synthase, with product MSKILIEQLIELIDSGKETRAGLARAAGLHANSLRRLGESDWNPTAETLGKLEKYLASGGNSVMATAEEIINEARNGRMYILVDDEDRENEGDLIIPAQMATPDAINFMAKYGRGLICLAMARDRVEELGLDMMSQNNRTAHETAFTISIEARDGVTTGISAADRARTVAVAIDGTKDKSEIVTPGHVFPLQARNGGVLVRAGHTEAAVDVSRLAGLNPSGVICEIMKDDGEMARLDDLIEFAQHHGMKIGTIRDLIAYRLRHDHLAQKRAEATFESRWGGEWKAITFFNTATESEQIVLQKGHVDPESPTLVRMHATAIFSDVFGKTGAHSGTLAESMKIIGEAGSGIIVFISPRIPDFYSRQVARLKGEKPADMDQLRDYGVGAQILTELGVSDMELLSNTSHDLVGLDAYGLRIVGQRAIPTPDATKELETA from the coding sequence ATGAGCAAGATATTGATAGAGCAACTGATTGAATTGATCGATTCCGGCAAGGAAACGCGCGCTGGCTTGGCCCGCGCGGCCGGCCTTCACGCGAACAGCCTGCGGCGGCTGGGCGAGTCGGACTGGAATCCGACGGCCGAAACATTGGGCAAGCTGGAGAAATATCTCGCAAGCGGCGGCAACAGCGTCATGGCTACGGCCGAGGAGATTATCAACGAGGCACGCAACGGGCGTATGTATATCCTGGTCGATGACGAAGACCGGGAGAATGAGGGCGATCTTATCATTCCGGCGCAAATGGCAACGCCCGATGCGATCAACTTCATGGCCAAATATGGTCGCGGGCTGATCTGCCTGGCAATGGCAAGGGACCGGGTCGAGGAGCTCGGCCTTGATATGATGAGCCAGAATAACCGGACCGCGCACGAGACGGCCTTCACCATCTCGATTGAAGCGCGCGATGGTGTGACCACCGGCATTTCAGCGGCTGACCGCGCCCGCACTGTGGCTGTGGCGATTGATGGCACCAAGGACAAAAGTGAAATTGTGACGCCGGGCCATGTCTTCCCGCTACAGGCCCGCAATGGCGGTGTGCTGGTGCGCGCTGGCCATACCGAGGCGGCGGTCGATGTGTCGCGGCTCGCAGGGCTCAACCCGTCCGGAGTAATCTGCGAGATCATGAAGGACGATGGCGAAATGGCGCGGCTAGATGATCTCATCGAATTTGCCCAGCATCACGGCATGAAAATCGGCACGATCCGCGATCTAATCGCTTACCGGTTGCGCCATGACCATCTTGCGCAGAAGCGGGCTGAAGCGACATTTGAAAGCCGCTGGGGCGGCGAGTGGAAGGCGATTACTTTCTTCAACACCGCCACCGAATCGGAACAGATTGTCCTGCAAAAAGGCCATGTCGATCCGGAAAGCCCGACCTTGGTTCGCATGCACGCCACCGCGATTTTTAGCGACGTGTTTGGCAAGACCGGAGCGCATAGCGGGACACTGGCTGAATCCATGAAGATTATTGGTGAAGCCGGTTCCGGCATCATCGTCTTTATCAGCCCGCGGATACCGGATTTCTATTCCCGTCAGGTCGCCAGGCTGAAAGGCGAGAAACCGGCGGATATGGATCAACTGCGCGACTATGGCGTTGGGGCGCAGATCCTTACCGAGTTGGGCGTAAGCGATATGGAATTACTGTCCAATACCAGTCATGACCTTGTCGGGCTCGATGCCTATGGGCTCCGCATTGTTGGGCAGCGGGCAATACCGACGCCGGATGCGACCAAAGAACTGGAGACCGCATAA
- the bla gene encoding subclass B3 metallo-beta-lactamase, with product MLKMRWLALPLLALAACTTGPDLKDNRKNSSITNAEPVPENRVSAANLAKWLEDNASWYAAVEPFQIIGEKGAGVYYVGTRGLAMFFIPTQDGHIVIDGGMPDQGPLVAESISKLGYDPKDIKILLNSHAHLDHSGGLADLKAMSGAQMIASEGDRSALEGGFYLGSEETEFLYAPPVKVDRIIADGETVSHGGVTLTAHLTPGHSRGCTTWTMDVVQGGKTYEVLFFCSATVAANRLVSPPQYEGIVDDYRTTFDKTRDWTPDIFLANHPGFFGMKKKREQQKAGNALAFVDDQAFGKVITRLEIWFNDALKKQMEAAAP from the coding sequence ATGTTGAAGATGCGTTGGCTGGCGCTGCCGTTATTGGCTCTCGCCGCTTGTACAACCGGCCCCGATCTTAAGGATAATCGGAAAAATTCCAGCATAACCAACGCAGAGCCTGTGCCAGAAAACAGGGTCTCAGCCGCAAATCTTGCGAAATGGCTTGAGGATAATGCCAGTTGGTATGCGGCGGTTGAGCCATTTCAGATCATCGGTGAAAAAGGCGCGGGCGTCTATTATGTTGGTACCCGGGGTCTTGCCATGTTCTTTATCCCGACGCAGGATGGCCACATCGTGATTGATGGCGGCATGCCTGACCAGGGCCCGCTAGTGGCCGAATCCATTTCCAAGCTGGGCTATGACCCCAAGGACATAAAGATCCTGCTTAACAGTCACGCTCATCTCGATCACTCCGGCGGGCTTGCGGACCTGAAGGCCATGAGCGGCGCGCAGATGATCGCCAGTGAAGGGGATCGCTCCGCATTGGAAGGTGGCTTTTATCTGGGATCGGAAGAGACTGAATTCCTTTATGCGCCGCCGGTGAAAGTGGATCGGATCATCGCCGACGGTGAAACTGTGAGCCATGGCGGCGTAACGCTGACCGCTCATCTTACGCCGGGTCATTCGCGTGGCTGTACAACCTGGACCATGGACGTTGTTCAGGGTGGAAAGACTTACGAGGTGCTGTTCTTCTGCTCCGCCACTGTCGCTGCGAACCGGCTAGTCAGTCCGCCGCAATATGAAGGCATAGTGGATGACTATCGTACCACCTTTGACAAGACACGCGATTGGACGCCGGATATATTCCTCGCCAACCATCCAGGTTTCTTCGGCATGAAAAAGAAGCGGGAACAGCAAAAAGCGGGCAATGCACTCGCCTTTGTCGATGATCAGGCTTTTGGCAAGGTCATCACGCGCCTCGAAATTTGGTTCAACGATGCCCTGAAGAAGCAGATGGAGGCTGCAGCGCCCTGA
- a CDS encoding nuclear transport factor 2 family protein: protein MANAKQVIEKFWEIQNDHDYTKLSPLFADDAVFEDPAIGRVEGKPAIEKLLAGLTKELAEKKMHFEVLEIAGDEHVAWSRWLWKRPEGDIEGVGLYKVADGQLVSYRDFYAVPES, encoded by the coding sequence ATGGCAAACGCAAAACAGGTTATCGAGAAATTCTGGGAGATCCAGAATGATCATGACTATACGAAGCTCAGTCCCCTCTTTGCCGACGATGCCGTTTTTGAAGATCCCGCCATCGGGCGTGTAGAGGGCAAGCCTGCCATAGAAAAATTGCTCGCCGGATTGACCAAGGAACTGGCAGAGAAAAAAATGCACTTTGAGGTGCTGGAAATTGCCGGTGATGAGCATGTCGCCTGGTCCCGCTGGCTCTGGAAAAGGCCTGAAGGCGATATCGAAGGGGTCGGACTATATAAGGTCGCCGATGGCCAGTTGGTTTCCTATCGCGACTTTTATGCAGTGCCGGAAAGTTAG
- a CDS encoding NAD(P)H-dependent flavin oxidoreductase — protein sequence MTRFADYFDLKIPLALAPMALASGGALASACARAGTLGLVGGGYGDLEWTSREYEIAVDALKDDAAAMRRLGCGFISWKLAENSDALDWLIDNHRPAAVMLSFGDPRPFSERILQAGATLICQIHSLTDLPVAIEAGAKIIVAQGTEAGGHGATQDRGRGTISFISETADWLAVHAPETLLLGAGGIADGRGLAAAMVLGADGAMMGSRFWATSECLANPKAKDIAIETDGDNTARSSVFDVLRRKNWPESFDFRAIRNDLYQQWEDRIDLLKDNPEEGRAAYDEGVRQADFNRAHIGIGESVGMISRVPDAASLIGDIESEMKNTLKRLNP from the coding sequence GTGACTCGCTTTGCCGATTATTTCGATCTCAAGATACCGCTGGCTCTTGCACCAATGGCTTTGGCCTCTGGCGGCGCACTGGCCTCAGCTTGCGCGCGGGCCGGAACATTGGGACTAGTCGGCGGCGGCTATGGTGATCTTGAATGGACCAGCCGGGAATATGAGATCGCGGTCGACGCGCTCAAAGATGACGCTGCGGCGATGAGACGTCTCGGTTGCGGATTCATCAGTTGGAAGCTGGCCGAAAATTCTGACGCGCTGGATTGGTTGATCGATAATCATCGTCCCGCTGCGGTCATGCTGTCCTTTGGCGATCCCCGGCCATTTTCTGAACGAATTCTCCAAGCGGGCGCGACGCTGATATGCCAGATCCATTCGCTGACCGATCTGCCGGTGGCGATTGAGGCCGGCGCGAAAATCATTGTTGCGCAGGGTACCGAAGCCGGCGGACATGGCGCGACCCAAGATCGGGGCAGAGGGACTATATCCTTCATCTCGGAAACCGCAGACTGGCTTGCCGTCCATGCGCCAGAAACCCTTTTGCTGGGCGCTGGCGGCATTGCAGACGGCCGCGGCCTCGCGGCGGCGATGGTGCTGGGCGCAGATGGCGCGATGATGGGATCCCGGTTTTGGGCTACCAGTGAATGTCTTGCTAATCCGAAAGCCAAGGACATTGCGATCGAAACAGATGGCGATAATACAGCACGCAGCTCGGTCTTTGATGTTTTGCGGCGGAAAAACTGGCCCGAGTCTTTTGATTTTCGAGCTATCCGAAACGACCTGTACCAACAATGGGAAGACCGGATCGACCTGTTGAAAGACAATCCAGAGGAAGGCCGTGCGGCCTATGATGAAGGTGTGCGTCAGGCTGATTTTAACAGAGCACATATCGGTATCGGTGAATCTGTCGGTATGATATCCAGAGTACCGGATGCAGCAAGCTTGATTGGTGACATTGAATCAGAAATGAAAAACACTCTGAAGCGGCTTAATCCCTGA
- a CDS encoding alpha/beta fold hydrolase, whose amino-acid sequence MDLVGPASHSYFSQRLRLHYADWGNTEKPPLILLHGGKDHCRNWDWVAQELRDDWHIIAPDVRGHGDSQWSTDGNYTTMAMVTDLAQLIHQLDLSPVTIVAHSMGGNIALRYTGLYPDTVRKLVAIEGLGPGPEMLAEREKIGQLQRVRNSIEEKRKAAGRQVKRYPTFEDALKRMQEANGHLSDEQARHLTTHAVIRNEDGSYSWKFDPYVQHWDSIDLSQDNIHELWRNISCPTQLHYGADSWASNPEKDGRIQYFGDNVSVKEFDDAGHWLHHDQFEQFVGELRGFL is encoded by the coding sequence ATGGATCTGGTTGGCCCTGCTTCGCATAGCTATTTCTCTCAGCGGCTGAGGCTGCATTATGCTGATTGGGGCAATACCGAAAAACCACCACTGATCCTGCTTCACGGCGGCAAGGATCATTGCCGCAACTGGGACTGGGTTGCCCAGGAACTACGTGATGATTGGCATATCATTGCCCCAGACGTTCGCGGTCATGGCGACAGCCAGTGGAGCACCGACGGCAACTACACAACGATGGCAATGGTCACTGATCTTGCGCAGCTTATCCACCAGCTTGATCTGTCCCCGGTGACGATTGTTGCGCACAGCATGGGCGGCAATATCGCCCTGCGCTACACCGGCCTCTATCCCGATACGGTGCGTAAGCTGGTCGCCATTGAAGGACTTGGCCCCGGCCCGGAAATGCTGGCCGAGCGCGAGAAGATCGGACAGCTGCAGCGTGTTAGAAATAGCATAGAAGAAAAACGCAAAGCCGCCGGACGCCAAGTCAAGCGCTATCCGACTTTTGAAGATGCGCTCAAACGGATGCAGGAAGCCAATGGCCACCTGTCCGACGAACAGGCCCGGCATTTGACGACCCATGCGGTTATCCGCAACGAGGATGGCAGCTATAGCTGGAAATTCGATCCCTATGTGCAGCATTGGGATTCGATTGATCTCTCACAAGACAATATCCATGAGCTGTGGCGCAATATCAGTTGCCCCACCCAATTGCATTACGGCGCTGACAGCTGGGCAAGCAATCCGGAAAAGGACGGGCGCATCCAATATTTCGGTGACAATGTGTCGGTGAAGGAATTTGATGATGCAGGCCATTGGCTGCACCATGACCAGTTCGAACAGTTTGTGGGCGAATTGAGAGGCTTTTTGTGA
- a CDS encoding helix-turn-helix domain-containing protein yields MQTEFGSILKEWRKVRRFSQLDLSLEADMSARHLSFLESGRSNPSRAMVLRLSEALKLPRGTANQALNAAGFAAIYPSLPDDAPELAPVHQAIATMLDHHDPYPGIAVDRHWNVVRSNKGAGMLLALANPSETVNLMEILIKSAEMDLIENWDEVAMLSLTRLRTEILELGGDEKLSALMQRVSDLDRVKNADLASINLNQAVIPTILRVGENRLSLFSTIAQFGSVQDTQAGETRIELMFPMDDETIQFFER; encoded by the coding sequence ATGCAGACAGAATTTGGCAGCATTTTGAAGGAATGGCGCAAAGTCCGCCGGTTCAGTCAGCTTGATCTGTCGCTGGAAGCCGACATGTCGGCGCGCCATCTCAGCTTTCTGGAATCTGGCCGCTCCAACCCAAGCCGAGCCATGGTTTTGCGGCTTTCGGAAGCTCTGAAACTGCCGCGTGGTACGGCTAATCAGGCGCTAAATGCAGCGGGTTTCGCGGCCATTTATCCCAGCCTGCCAGATGATGCGCCGGAACTCGCGCCGGTTCATCAGGCGATCGCGACTATGCTCGACCATCATGATCCCTATCCCGGCATCGCGGTGGATCGGCACTGGAACGTTGTGCGCTCCAACAAGGGGGCAGGGATGCTGTTAGCGCTGGCGAATCCAAGCGAGACGGTCAACCTCATGGAGATATTGATCAAAAGCGCCGAGATGGATCTCATTGAAAATTGGGATGAGGTGGCGATGCTATCGCTGACCCGCCTTCGCACCGAAATATTGGAGCTTGGCGGTGATGAGAAACTGTCCGCCTTGATGCAGCGTGTTTCTGATCTGGACCGCGTGAAAAATGCTGATCTGGCCTCCATCAATCTCAATCAGGCGGTAATTCCGACCATCTTGCGGGTTGGTGAGAACCGCCTGTCACTCTTTTCCACTATCGCGCAATTTGGGTCCGTGCAGGACACGCAGGCGGGTGAAACGCGGATTGAACTGATGTTCCCAATGGACGATGAAACCATTCAGTTTTTTGAAAGGTAG
- a CDS encoding ion transporter, with protein MIQKIKILIESSLFQNAIMAVIVVNAIVIGLETSAEVMASFGPFLVMLDQIAITIFVIEILLKLLVYRLQFFRSGWNNFDFVIVSAALLPLGGNFAILRALRIVRAFRLVSAMPKMRQVVQGLLSAIPSMGSVILLLGLIFYVASVMATKLFGASFPQWFGSVGASLYSLFQIMTLESWSMGIVRPIMEVYPWAWAFFVPFVLVTSFVVLNLFIAIIVNAMHEEADEEQSAQRDIILDEIRGLRQEVAALRDSRTS; from the coding sequence GTGATCCAGAAGATCAAAATCTTGATCGAATCATCCCTGTTTCAAAATGCCATCATGGCGGTGATTGTCGTCAACGCCATTGTTATCGGGCTGGAAACATCGGCCGAAGTGATGGCATCATTTGGCCCGTTTCTGGTCATGCTGGACCAGATCGCCATTACCATTTTTGTGATCGAAATTCTCCTCAAGCTGTTGGTTTATCGCTTGCAGTTTTTCCGCAGCGGCTGGAATAATTTCGACTTTGTCATTGTTTCCGCTGCGCTGCTGCCATTGGGCGGAAATTTCGCAATTCTGCGCGCGCTTCGCATTGTCCGGGCTTTTCGATTGGTTTCCGCCATGCCCAAAATGCGTCAGGTGGTGCAGGGACTACTTTCCGCCATTCCGTCGATGGGGTCGGTCATCCTGTTGCTCGGCCTGATTTTCTATGTGGCCTCGGTGATGGCGACAAAATTATTCGGCGCTTCCTTTCCGCAATGGTTCGGTTCGGTCGGCGCATCGCTTTATTCGCTGTTCCAGATTATGACGCTGGAAAGCTGGTCGATGGGCATCGTCCGTCCAATCATGGAAGTCTATCCATGGGCCTGGGCGTTTTTCGTGCCCTTTGTGCTGGTGACCTCCTTTGTTGTGCTGAACCTGTTTATCGCGATCATCGTCAACGCGATGCATGAGGAAGCGGACGAAGAACAAAGTGCGCAGCGAGATATCATATTGGATGAGATACGCGGATTGCGGCAAGAAGTAGCAGCGCTGCGGGATTCAAGGACTAGCTAA